One Fusobacterium nucleatum genomic window carries:
- a CDS encoding DUF2273 domain-containing protein, whose amino-acid sequence MPDNILEVLLEKIINNWRKVYGAIVGFIVGITVINYGILKAIVVFAFAFIGYKLGDSSFIDGIKKIILKRLKED is encoded by the coding sequence ATGCCAGATAATATTTTAGAAGTTCTATTAGAAAAAATTATTAATAATTGGAGAAAAGTTTATGGAGCTATTGTAGGTTTTATAGTTGGAATTACAGTAATTAACTATGGAATTTTAAAAGCTATAGTTGTATTTGCTTTTGCTTTTATAGGCTATAAGCTAGGAGATTCTTCATTTATAGATGGAATAAAGAAAATTATTTTAAAAAGATTAAAAGAGGATTAA
- the amaP gene encoding alkaline shock response membrane anchor protein AmaP, which translates to MFKKIIFFFAWVGIFLISLISLNYVLLPGQFFYNNPYTANITTFEYKMVVLILAALYIFLCLYKFVSLFERKKDYERKTENGTLKITRATINNYVTDLLRKDSDITGIKTTSELKGNKFLIYIKCELLAKINIADKIAQLQNLIKRDLNDNIGVEVNKVIVNISKIEAVRETETIKETLDITNDEVSDDTEVSN; encoded by the coding sequence ATGTTTAAAAAAATAATATTTTTCTTTGCTTGGGTAGGAATATTTTTAATATCCTTGATAAGTTTAAACTATGTACTTTTACCTGGACAATTTTTCTATAATAATCCTTATACTGCAAATATAACTACATTTGAGTATAAAATGGTTGTACTTATTTTAGCTGCTTTATATATTTTTCTATGTCTGTATAAGTTTGTTAGTCTTTTTGAAAGAAAAAAAGATTATGAAAGAAAAACTGAAAATGGAACATTAAAAATAACAAGAGCTACAATTAACAATTATGTTACAGATTTATTAAGAAAAGATTCAGATATTACAGGAATAAAAACAACAAGTGAATTAAAAGGAAATAAATTTTTAATCTATATTAAGTGTGAGTTATTAGCTAAAATTAATATTGCTGATAAAATAGCTCAGCTTCAAAATCTTATTAAAAGAGATTTAAATGATAATATTGGTGTTGAAGTGAATAAAGTTATAGTTAATATTTCTAAAATAGAAGCAGTCAGAGAAACAGAAACAATTAAGGAAACTCTTGATATCACTAATGATGAAGTTAGTGACGATACAGAGGTGAGTAACTAA
- the tsf gene encoding translation elongation factor Ts has protein sequence MAVITAALVKELRERTGAGMLDCKKALESHDGDIEKSIDYLREKGIAKAVKKAGRIAAEGLIFDEATPDHKKAVILEFNSETDFVAKNEEFKEFGKKLVKIALERNVHQLEELNEAQVEGDKKVSEALTDLIAKIGENMSLRRLAVVVAKDGFVQTYSHLGGKLGVIVEMSGEPTEVNLEKAKNIAMHVAAMDPKYLSEEEVTAADLEHEKEIARKQLEEEGKPANIIEKILTGKMHKFYEENCLVDQIYVRAENKETVKQYAGDIKVLSFERFKVGDGIEKKEEDFAAEVAAQING, from the coding sequence ATGGCCGTAATAACAGCTGCTTTAGTAAAAGAATTAAGAGAAAGAACAGGAGCAGGAATGCTTGATTGCAAAAAAGCATTAGAATCTCATGATGGAGATATAGAAAAATCAATAGATTACCTAAGAGAAAAAGGTATAGCTAAAGCTGTTAAAAAAGCAGGAAGAATTGCTGCTGAAGGATTAATTTTTGATGAAGCTACTCCTGATCATAAAAAAGCAGTTATATTAGAGTTCAACTCTGAAACTGACTTTGTTGCTAAGAACGAAGAATTTAAAGAATTTGGTAAAAAATTAGTAAAAATCGCTTTAGAAAGAAATGTACATCAATTAGAAGAATTAAATGAAGCTCAAGTTGAAGGAGACAAAAAAGTTTCTGAAGCTTTAACTGATTTAATTGCTAAAATTGGTGAAAACATGAGTTTAAGAAGACTAGCTGTTGTAGTTGCAAAAGATGGTTTTGTTCAAACTTATAGCCACTTAGGTGGAAAATTAGGTGTTATCGTTGAAATGTCTGGGGAACCTACAGAAGTAAACTTAGAAAAAGCTAAAAACATAGCAATGCATGTTGCAGCAATGGATCCTAAATATTTATCAGAAGAAGAAGTTACTGCTGCTGACTTAGAACATGAAAAAGAAATTGCTAGAAAACAATTAGAAGAAGAAGGAAAACCTGCTAACATAATTGAAAAAATATTAACAGGAAAAATGCATAAATTCTATGAAGAAAATTGTTTAGTAGATCAAATCTATGTAAGAGCTGAAAACAAAGAAACTGTTAAACAATATGCAGGAGATATTAAAGTTCTATCATTTGAAAGATTTAAAGTTGGAGATGGAATAGAAAAGAAAGAAGAAGATTTCGCTGCAGAAGTTGCTGCTCAAATCAATGGATAG
- the rpsB gene encoding 30S ribosomal protein S2, which produces MSVVSMKQLLEAGVHFGHQAKRWNPKMAKYIFTERNGIHVIDLHKSLKKIEEAYEEMRKIAEDGGKVLFVGTKKQAQEAIKEQAERSGMYYVNSRWLGGMLTNFSTIKKRIERMKELEKMDAEGVLDSDYTKKEAAEFRKELSKLSKNLSGIRDMERVPDAIYVVDVKMEELPVKEAHLLGIPVFAMIDTNVDPDLITYPIPANDDAIRSVKLITSVIANAIVEGNQGIENVEPQSEEVNVEEGSVE; this is translated from the coding sequence ATGTCAGTTGTATCAATGAAACAATTATTGGAAGCTGGAGTTCATTTTGGGCATCAAGCTAAAAGATGGAATCCAAAAATGGCTAAGTATATTTTCACAGAAAGAAATGGAATTCATGTAATTGATTTACATAAATCTTTAAAGAAAATAGAAGAAGCTTATGAAGAAATGAGAAAAATAGCTGAAGATGGAGGAAAAGTTCTATTTGTTGGAACTAAAAAACAAGCTCAAGAAGCTATTAAAGAACAAGCAGAAAGATCTGGAATGTACTATGTAAATAGTAGATGGTTAGGTGGAATGCTAACAAACTTCTCTACAATCAAAAAGAGAATTGAAAGAATGAAAGAATTAGAAAAAATGGATGCAGAAGGAGTCTTAGATTCAGACTACACTAAAAAAGAAGCTGCTGAATTTAGAAAAGAATTATCTAAACTTTCTAAAAACTTATCTGGAATTAGAGATATGGAAAGAGTTCCAGATGCAATATATGTAGTAGATGTAAAAATGGAAGAATTACCAGTTAAAGAAGCTCACTTATTAGGTATCCCTGTATTTGCCATGATAGATACAAATGTGGATCCTGATTTAATAACTTACCCAATTCCTGCAAATGATGATGCTATAAGATCAGTAAAATTAATTACTTCTGTTATAGCTAATGCAATAGTTGAAGGAAACCAAGGAATAGAAAATGTAGAACCTCAATCAGAAGAAGTAAATGTTGAAGAAGGTTCAGTAGAATAA
- a CDS encoding Asp23/Gls24 family envelope stress response protein, translating to MSELGNIRIADDVVKTIAAKAAMDVEGVYKLAGGVVDEVSKMLGKKRPTNGVKVEVGEVECSIEIYLVIKYGYKIAEVAEAVQKAVLEEVSNLSGLKVVEVNVYVQNVKMEEVEQTTEEFED from the coding sequence ATGTCAGAATTAGGAAACATAAGAATAGCGGATGATGTAGTAAAAACAATAGCAGCAAAGGCAGCAATGGATGTAGAAGGTGTTTATAAACTAGCTGGTGGAGTTGTAGATGAAGTTAGTAAAATGTTAGGAAAGAAAAGACCAACTAATGGAGTTAAAGTTGAAGTTGGAGAAGTAGAATGCAGTATAGAAATTTATTTAGTTATTAAATATGGATACAAAATTGCAGAAGTTGCAGAAGCAGTTCAAAAAGCAGTTTTAGAAGAAGTATCTAATTTAAGTGGGTTAAAAGTTGTTGAAGTTAATGTTTATGTACAAAATGTAAAAATGGAAGAAGTAGAACAAACAACTGAGGAATTTGAAGACTAA